One genomic segment of Impatiens glandulifera chromosome 6, dImpGla2.1, whole genome shotgun sequence includes these proteins:
- the LOC124943265 gene encoding alkane hydroxylase MAH1-like translates to MAVYEFLKEPSSTYVLLLLFLISKIITVIIPYVCRSFKCWHTTDPIPICWPVVRMLPALFHNSRRLHEFATDILILTGGTFNIKGPWFTNSDLLITSDPANIHHILSRNFANYPKGPQFRKIFQVLGDGIFNADSEIWEYHRKTTMSFFNHAQFGELLMEVSWAKVEAGLIPVMENFSGRGITVDLQDIFQRFTFDTICVLTLGHDPQTLSIDLPDDPTQKAVDIIEEAILYRHILPESLWRLQKWLRFGMERKLAEASTTVDNFFYSCIEKYNNPSQFSAIGLYSKVYKEYSLYSSSNGKSLDVFLRDTLLNLMVAGRDTTSSALSWFFWLLARNPQVGKRIREEIEANLNISKGVSLKDLSSRELGELVYLHGALCETLRLFPSVAFEHKSPLQPDVLPSGERVMPNTMIVLSFYSMGRMESIWGKDFMEFKPERWISDHNKNRNLHVPSFKFPAFNAGPRTCLGKEMAFTQMKIVASVILLRYEIQVVEDHPVMPASSIVLHMKHGLKVRITPRD, encoded by the coding sequence ATGGCTGTGTATGAATTTTTGAAGGAACCTTCATCCACCTACGTTTTACTGCTGCTCTTCTTAATCAGCAAGATCATCACTGTAATAATTCCATATGTTTGTAGAAGCTTCAAATGTTGGCATACTACAGATCCAATCCCGATATGCTGGCCAGTGGTCCGGATGCTCCCGGCTCTTTTTCACAACTCCCGCCGCCTCCACGAATTTGCCACCGACATCCTAATACTCACCGGCGGCACTTTCAATATCAAGGGCCCTTGGTTCACCAACTCGGATTTGCTCATCACGTCCGATCCGGCCAACATACACCACATCCTCAGCAGAAACTTTGCCAACTACCCGAAAGGCCCACAATTCAGGAAGATATTCCAAGTTCTTGGAGACGGGATTTTCAACGCCGATTCAGAGATATGGGAATATCACAGGAAGACTACCATGTCTTTCTTCAATCATGCCCAGTTCGGGGAATTGCTGATGGAAGTAAGCTGGGCGAAAGTTGAGGCCGGATTAATCCCTGTCATGGAAAACTTCTCAGGCCGAGGTATAACCGTTGATTTGCAAGACATATTTCAAAGGTTTACTTTCGACACTATATGTGTTCTCACTTTAGGCCATGACCCACAAACACTTTCTATTGATTTGCCCGACGATCCGACCCAGAAGGCTGTAGACATTATTGAAGAGGCCATATTGTACCGACATATATTGCCCGAGAGTTTATGGCGGTTGCAAAAATGGCTCAGATTTGGAATGGAACGGAAGCTTGCAGAAGCATCGACAACGGTTGATAATTTCTTCTACTCTTGTATAGAAAAGTATAATAATCCAAGTCAATTCAGCGCAATTGGTCTTTACTCAAAAGTGTACAAGGAATATTCATTATACTCGTCCTCCAATGGAAAGAGTTTGGACGTGTTTCTTAGGGACACCTTGTTAAATCTGATGGTAGCAGGAAGAGACACCACAAGTTCAGCTCTAAGCTGGTTCTTTTGGCTGTTGGCAAGAAATCCCCAAGTGGGGAAGAGAATTCGGGAAGAGATTGAAGCCAATTTGAATATATCCAAAGGAGTGAGCTTGAAGGATTTAAGCAGTCGAGAATTGGGAGAGCTCGTGTATCTTCATGGAGCTTTATGTGAGACCCTGAGGTTGTTCCCATCGGTTGCTTTTGAACATAAATCGCCGCTACAGCCCGATGTGCTGCCAAGCGGCGAAAGAGTGATGCCGAATACGATGATTGTGTTGTCTTTCTACTCGATGGGGAGGATGGAGAGTATATGGGGGAAGGACTTCATGGAATTCAAACCGGAGAGATGGATTTCCGACCATAATAAGAACAGAAATCTGCATGTGCCGTCTTTCAAGTTCCCGGCGTTTAATGCTGGGCCTAGGACATGTTTGGGGAAAGAAATGGCTTTTACACAGATGAAGATTGTGGCTTCTGTCATATTGCTTCGATATGAAATTCAAGTTGTGGAAGATCATCCTGTAATGCCGGCCTCTTCCATTGTACTTCATATGAAGCATGGCTTGAAGGTCAGGATCACCCCAAGGGATTGA